One genomic region from Candidatus Caldarchaeum subterraneum encodes:
- a CDS encoding CRISPR-associated RAMP family protein — translation MVNKLVGELVFELETPLHVGAGGFGAMRSMLRVGGRVVIPASTFKGAFRWVAEVVAKSMMGSLHGYERVALKCYQETDKGIVYAKRSGDPDYEEGYRSFVKALREQVRVGDLRGVELATLLDLGYGEDELREDVLESDVGYELFGDFLAANCPVGRLMGNGVLAGKFRVFDVFLDVLAVHIRPGVGIERSTGKAKGDVLRFTEVVPPGERIRMRVVADNLLPGESDSRVFAGVLEWVGKLGLQLGAGKSTGLGLLRLVGQRFWFIKLGDGSDRRGVFLANPFKYSPTTEDVGEMVGLLRERS, via the coding sequence TTGGTCAACAAGCTTGTAGGCGAGCTTGTCTTCGAACTAGAGACCCCGCTACATGTTGGTGCTGGAGGTTTTGGTGCGATGCGGAGTATGTTGAGGGTTGGAGGAAGGGTTGTGATACCTGCGTCGACGTTCAAGGGCGCGTTTAGATGGGTTGCCGAGGTTGTGGCGAAAAGCATGATGGGTTCCCTGCATGGGTATGAGAGGGTGGCGTTAAAGTGCTATCAAGAAACGGATAAGGGAATTGTCTATGCTAAGAGAAGCGGTGATCCGGATTATGAGGAGGGTTACAGGAGTTTTGTCAAGGCGTTGAGGGAGCAGGTTCGTGTTGGTGATTTGAGGGGGGTTGAGTTGGCTACTTTGCTTGATCTTGGTTATGGTGAGGATGAGTTGAGGGAGGATGTGTTGGAGAGTGATGTGGGGTATGAGTTGTTTGGTGATTTTTTGGCTGCTAATTGTCCTGTTGGGCGGTTGATGGGTAATGGGGTGTTGGCGGGGAAGTTTAGGGTGTTTGATGTTTTTCTCGATGTGTTGGCTGTTCATATTAGGCCTGGTGTCGGGATTGAGCGGTCGACGGGAAAAGCTAAGGGTGATGTGCTGCGTTTCACCGAGGTTGTTCCGCCGGGTGAGCGAATTAGGATGAGGGTTGTGGCAGATAATCTTTTGCCGGGTGAGAGTGATTCGAGGGTCTTTGCTGGTGTTCTGGAGTGGGTTGGTAAGCTTGGGCTTCAGCTTGGTGCTGGGAAGAGTACGGGGCTTGGTCTTCTTAGGCTGGTGGGCCAGCGGTTCTGGTTTATCAAACTGGGGGATGGCTCTGATAGGCGAGGTGTGTTTTTGGCGAATCCTTTCAAATATTCGCCTACTACGGAGGATGTGGGTGAGATGGTTGGGTTGCTTAGGGAGAGGTCTTGA
- a CDS encoding CRISPR-associated RAMP family protein — MRMFRVSVRPVGLLTVGGSAPASVGPDIVFTSIYGKGGRSLYIPGASFKGVLRSAASRVARSYGFSSCGQVRPDLISRAHGDGLCDVCKLFGSPSRSYLPVVFFSDLVPAAKAAPWAVTRVHIEDSTLRALERGLYSAEVVTGVEFVGSVRYGEDAISLLPLLLLAAAELRMDRFGRASAVDLKFEDTDELRSDLASEWHGLLDELGDWLWTR, encoded by the coding sequence TTGAGAATGTTTAGGGTGAGTGTTAGGCCTGTTGGCTTGTTAACGGTCGGTGGCTCAGCCCCGGCCTCGGTTGGACCAGACATTGTGTTTACCAGCATATATGGGAAGGGTGGTAGAAGTTTGTATATTCCGGGGGCGAGTTTTAAGGGGGTTTTGAGGTCTGCTGCGAGCCGTGTGGCGAGATCCTATGGCTTCAGCTCCTGTGGACAAGTTAGGCCGGATTTGATTTCGCGTGCGCATGGTGATGGGTTGTGTGATGTCTGCAAGCTTTTCGGCTCTCCGTCTAGGAGCTATCTTCCCGTTGTTTTCTTCAGCGACCTTGTCCCTGCAGCGAAGGCGGCTCCTTGGGCTGTCACGCGTGTGCATATTGAGGACTCTACTTTGAGGGCGTTGGAGCGTGGTCTTTACTCTGCAGAGGTGGTTACAGGTGTTGAGTTTGTTGGCAGTGTTAGGTATGGTGAAGATGCTATTAGTTTGCTTCCATTACTGCTTCTTGCTGCTGCTGAGCTTAGGATGGATAGGTTTGGACGTGCCTCGGCCGTTGACTTGAAGTTTGAGGACACGGATGAGCTGCGGAGTGACTTGGCCAGTGAGTGGCATGGTTTGCTGGATGAGTTGGGGGATTGGCTTTGGACTCGGTGA
- a CDS encoding conserved hypothetical protein (CRISPR-associated protein), translated as MTSFRSPGFPIYKANIIPFIENGQQSYTKEMKKEHVDKWDEALDSLRQFIQSVVNMASGLSDVQRLELVGDMISFYLKAPLIRPPLLGLAPAPYLFYPIIRTGHAKIETQHPIKFLKKIFDYSDAVKSLQKHLLNKLSELTELWFTIPADTRPLYNTSSLLSHLLLTSTIAWSYAVENEYSREDGAKLRLAAMFHDISKPYDFEKHYQNTEVVEKVLSGILRDNQLNDLVEFVREHHFEGATGLSSILNRADRLAAASDRLSTLTDNIFGPADDVDRETGYRSGKQAWEYWRRVYEKNPDSIRILSEKAAKKLSEPETFIKLRTMEDVQNHELRLCQIDIGGIQEFIMRTRDLRSVAASSLVIDMVTSTQLPILIQNEMARLCGVWIPHEAFIIISGGALTLLLPEKIANELENSWRDISIPLEEIGLRAFFASARFTGNYYRDNGELSGESYIRKLTSEPAAQTIVAAPISGASPSLCTSCYRDPPAPNDDKCHICRELYEVGSNIHFKKKWDTGVRVSGVDMVPEKVFGDWGDEQSFDVMYVVAGHRTPSQKPDERVRNVAVVKLDGNLMGEFFANSVSISDMIERSARVDIALKDAIEKSLIDLFNGVGELDREDAIRSVASCFLGLLYAGGDDALLLCPSWCSIILAERIAHYFAESMGRVRTLSVGIASAPPRHDVWTLIDAASALLDDAKKVGREQGSGGGVAFDYVEGGILSRATVMWRKTLAKQKFATLQPFSIQGIREFFTKLDIPLDGPQAFAYAYQASRVGENDRKKYLKGLRQKVIESAGVPQTIGMPGQENRILVTHLARMANVGNDEEKGKYLKLLRLVSTSSDHGMPLVPFFDVDVLIKFLGGGMI; from the coding sequence TTGACAAGCTTCAGGTCACCCGGCTTCCCCATATACAAAGCCAACATCATACCATTCATCGAAAACGGGCAACAAAGCTACACAAAAGAGATGAAGAAAGAGCATGTGGATAAATGGGATGAAGCACTCGATTCCCTTAGACAATTTATCCAATCTGTAGTAAACATGGCAAGTGGTTTAAGCGATGTGCAGCGGCTTGAACTCGTGGGCGACATGATCAGCTTCTATCTCAAGGCACCACTCATTAGACCCCCACTACTAGGCCTAGCTCCCGCCCCCTATCTCTTCTACCCCATAATAAGAACAGGACACGCTAAAATAGAAACTCAGCATCCCATAAAATTTCTAAAAAAAATATTTGATTACAGCGATGCGGTAAAAAGTTTACAGAAACATCTGCTCAACAAATTATCTGAACTAACAGAACTCTGGTTCACAATCCCCGCTGACACAAGACCGCTCTACAATACATCAAGCTTATTATCTCACTTATTGCTCACCTCCACCATCGCATGGTCTTATGCAGTGGAGAACGAATACAGTAGAGAGGATGGAGCTAAATTAAGACTCGCAGCAATGTTTCACGACATCTCAAAACCCTACGACTTCGAAAAACACTACCAAAATACCGAAGTTGTTGAAAAAGTGTTGTCAGGCATCTTAAGGGATAACCAGTTAAATGATCTTGTGGAATTCGTACGGGAACATCATTTTGAAGGAGCTACAGGTTTATCCAGTATTTTGAACAGAGCTGATCGGTTGGCTGCGGCCAGCGATAGGTTATCCACGCTAACCGACAATATTTTTGGCCCCGCGGATGACGTGGATCGAGAGACGGGCTACAGGTCTGGAAAACAAGCATGGGAATATTGGCGAAGAGTCTATGAGAAGAACCCTGACTCAATTCGGATACTCAGCGAAAAAGCTGCAAAAAAGCTCAGCGAACCGGAGACTTTCATAAAACTGAGAACAATGGAAGATGTGCAAAACCATGAATTACGACTTTGCCAAATAGACATAGGAGGCATTCAGGAATTCATTATGAGGACTCGCGACCTGCGCTCGGTTGCGGCATCGAGCCTAGTGATAGATATGGTGACATCAACCCAGTTACCCATACTGATACAAAATGAGATGGCGAGGCTCTGCGGAGTGTGGATACCTCATGAAGCCTTCATAATAATCAGCGGAGGTGCATTGACGCTCCTACTACCAGAGAAAATCGCAAACGAGTTAGAGAATAGTTGGCGCGACATTTCCATACCGCTTGAAGAAATTGGGCTAAGAGCATTCTTCGCCTCAGCACGTTTTACAGGGAACTACTACAGGGACAATGGTGAACTTTCTGGGGAAAGCTACATTAGGAAATTGACGTCGGAGCCCGCTGCACAAACCATAGTAGCAGCGCCTATTTCCGGAGCCTCGCCAAGCCTTTGCACAAGCTGTTACAGAGACCCTCCTGCACCAAACGATGATAAATGCCACATCTGTAGGGAGCTTTACGAGGTGGGAAGCAATATTCACTTCAAGAAGAAGTGGGACACCGGTGTCAGGGTCTCCGGCGTTGACATGGTTCCAGAGAAAGTTTTCGGCGACTGGGGGGATGAACAATCTTTTGACGTTATGTATGTGGTGGCTGGTCACAGAACCCCGTCGCAGAAACCCGACGAGAGAGTCAGGAACGTAGCCGTTGTAAAGTTGGACGGTAACTTGATGGGGGAGTTTTTCGCCAACTCGGTGTCCATTAGTGACATGATTGAGAGAAGTGCGCGTGTAGACATTGCTCTCAAAGACGCTATAGAAAAATCATTGATTGACTTGTTTAACGGGGTTGGAGAGCTTGACCGCGAAGATGCCATACGGTCTGTTGCATCCTGTTTTCTCGGCCTTCTTTATGCAGGCGGCGACGATGCTCTGCTGCTGTGTCCCAGCTGGTGCTCTATTATACTTGCCGAGAGAATCGCCCACTACTTCGCCGAATCAATGGGGCGTGTTAGGACGCTCAGCGTGGGAATAGCTTCCGCGCCACCGAGACATGATGTCTGGACTCTAATAGATGCTGCATCGGCGCTTTTGGATGATGCCAAGAAAGTGGGCCGTGAGCAGGGCTCTGGAGGAGGTGTGGCGTTTGACTACGTCGAGGGAGGTATACTGTCGCGGGCCACGGTTATGTGGAGAAAAACGCTGGCGAAGCAGAAGTTTGCCACTCTCCAGCCCTTCTCGATACAAGGTATTAGAGAGTTTTTCACCAAACTGGATATTCCGCTCGACGGCCCTCAGGCTTTCGCTTACGCCTACCAAGCATCCAGGGTAGGTGAAAACGATAGAAAGAAGTATCTAAAGGGCCTGCGTCAAAAAGTCATCGAATCTGCTGGTGTTCCTCAGACAATCGGGATGCCGGGTCAAGAAAACAGAATATTGGTCACCCATTTAGCCAGGATGGCTAATGTGGGAAATGATGAGGAGAAGGGAAAATACCTTAAGCTTCTACGGCTTGTTTCCACGAGTTCTGACCACGGGATGCCCTTAGTTCCTTTCTTTGATGTTGATGTCTTGATCAAGTTTCTGGGGGGTGGGATGATTTGA
- a CDS encoding conserved hypothetical protein (CRISPR-associated RAMP family protein), translating to MSTSARVTVIRNQPRPRNVYRNLTGILKVSINTESYLHVGSGIAHYEAPNPDEILKSLEKTGWEKTIEAQAAKIGLDYLDMVIVDDKPCIPGSSVKGNVRSRIELSLTNNNGKTPSCFIKASPPQFARDRRAYRHRKVWGNVLDEDRGFPCDYTKSQNVCMVCDMFGTAGLSGLVAFTDFVGEKVVLENVAGQHGLKLRTAPPKSVFRGSITFRNLEPHELGLLLHGLGIQQTATGKTVLLGRLKYVGNIGGKPIGKIRYILESLTFSEFSEQFRNQVRGKPITGTELENLVRDLVSEMKTKLGPHLRNVQEVTQA from the coding sequence GTGTCAACCTCAGCTAGGGTAACCGTGATACGTAACCAACCCAGACCACGCAACGTTTACCGAAACCTGACAGGCATCCTAAAAGTTTCAATAAATACAGAGAGCTACCTACACGTCGGAAGCGGCATAGCACACTATGAGGCCCCCAACCCCGATGAAATACTGAAAAGCCTCGAGAAAACGGGTTGGGAAAAAACCATCGAAGCCCAAGCAGCAAAAATTGGATTAGATTATTTGGACATGGTTATCGTCGACGACAAACCATGCATCCCGGGCTCGAGCGTTAAAGGCAACGTAAGGTCTCGGATTGAGCTCAGCCTCACAAACAACAACGGAAAAACACCATCATGCTTCATAAAAGCATCGCCTCCACAGTTCGCGAGGGATAGAAGGGCGTATAGACATAGAAAAGTTTGGGGTAATGTGTTGGACGAGGACAGGGGGTTTCCATGCGATTACACAAAGAGCCAAAATGTTTGCATGGTTTGCGACATGTTTGGAACAGCCGGTCTCAGCGGGCTGGTCGCGTTCACAGACTTCGTGGGCGAAAAAGTTGTCTTGGAGAATGTGGCCGGACAGCACGGGCTTAAGCTGAGGACTGCACCACCAAAATCGGTTTTCAGAGGCTCGATTACCTTCCGCAACCTAGAACCCCATGAACTGGGCCTACTCCTCCACGGCTTAGGCATCCAACAAACAGCCACAGGCAAAACCGTCCTCTTAGGCCGGCTCAAATACGTCGGGAACATCGGAGGCAAACCAATAGGCAAAATAAGATACATCCTCGAATCACTCACATTCTCAGAATTCTCTGAACAGTTCAGAAACCAAGTCCGGGGAAAACCAATAACAGGCACAGAGCTGGAAAACCTAGTCAGAGACTTGGTCAGCGAAATGAAAACGAAGCTGGGTCCCCACCTGAGAAATGTTCAGGAGGTGACGCAGGCTTGA
- a CDS encoding CRISPR-associated RAMP family protein: protein MSFYWTSGRILLREVVFEGDMRNITPIRVGAGKEAPLGSLVDLAVVRIRRNGREETYVPGSSLKGLFRSAAEPFVRMKNPRVQPCSGIARDNCMMLGERGEYLLNEIQYLQRTEKSAEAMKLFFEKTCLLCKIFGAPSYAGRVIFQDAYLKSEASYGVRTGIAIDRRTGAVFRGQFYQVEYVEPDACFGFTLRARNLPNYALGLLSKLIFMMRDGELKVGGFKTRGFGTVTLENPTLTIINYRNDGADLEKLEDIDNDVRLSDLASKTDGRWVISGDNAWSALKRLMEVWNSVNLS from the coding sequence ATGAGCTTTTACTGGACCTCCGGTCGCATCCTCCTACGAGAGGTAGTTTTTGAGGGAGACATGAGGAACATCACGCCGATAAGAGTCGGGGCCGGTAAAGAAGCGCCTCTCGGCTCGCTTGTGGACCTCGCAGTAGTCCGAATAAGAAGAAATGGAAGAGAAGAAACCTACGTCCCAGGTTCTTCACTCAAAGGACTCTTCCGAAGCGCTGCCGAGCCTTTTGTGAGGATGAAAAACCCCCGCGTACAGCCCTGTAGCGGAATAGCGCGGGACAACTGTATGATGCTTGGAGAGCGTGGTGAATATCTTCTTAACGAGATCCAGTACCTACAGAGGACTGAAAAATCCGCGGAGGCTATGAAGCTTTTCTTCGAGAAAACATGTCTTCTTTGTAAAATTTTCGGAGCGCCCTCTTATGCTGGCAGAGTAATCTTTCAAGATGCTTATCTCAAGAGTGAGGCTTCGTATGGGGTGAGAACAGGCATAGCCATCGATCGTAGAACGGGCGCTGTCTTCAGAGGCCAGTTTTACCAAGTTGAGTATGTTGAGCCAGATGCATGTTTTGGCTTTACTTTGAGGGCGAGAAACCTGCCCAACTATGCGCTCGGCCTTCTCTCCAAACTCATCTTCATGATGAGAGATGGTGAGCTGAAGGTTGGAGGGTTCAAGACACGCGGCTTCGGCACCGTAACCCTCGAAAACCCAACACTAACAATAATCAACTACAGAAACGATGGTGCCGACTTGGAAAAGCTCGAAGACATAGATAACGATGTCAGGCTCAGCGACCTCGCGTCAAAAACCGACGGCAGATGGGTGATAAGCGGAGATAATGCTTGGAGTGCTTTGAAGAGGTTGATGGAGGTTTGGAACAGTGTCAACCTCAGCTAG
- a CDS encoding CRISPR-associated RAMP family protein: MTTNEKKKIGDFDILTRLTIVKGSLVNLTPIRVGVGRESPLGAAADIAVLKIRHNGREAPYIPGSSLKGVFRSFVEMLARSRNHNIHDPWEFEIMKQEAKNCSPCIVCSIFGSTELASHIRIYDALPASNTEPIIRLKTGVVIDREFRGARPGLLYTEEIIEPGYEWEFRMDIINIPFPDENDDRSKLLMELFKTLKTLGLQVGARRSIGMGLMKLKDARYTAYVLRNGSVVEDGGGEI, encoded by the coding sequence ATGACTACAAATGAAAAGAAGAAAATTGGAGATTTTGACATATTGACTAGACTAACTATCGTAAAAGGCAGCCTAGTCAACCTTACCCCTATCAGAGTCGGTGTTGGCAGAGAGTCTCCGCTTGGTGCGGCCGCTGACATCGCTGTTCTGAAGATTAGGCACAATGGTAGAGAGGCCCCATATATTCCCGGCTCAAGCCTCAAGGGCGTGTTCCGATCCTTCGTCGAGATGCTTGCAAGATCGCGTAACCACAACATACATGACCCATGGGAATTTGAGATAATGAAACAAGAAGCAAAGAACTGCAGTCCATGTATTGTTTGTAGCATCTTCGGCAGCACGGAGCTTGCATCACATATTAGAATATATGACGCACTCCCTGCGTCAAATACCGAGCCCATTATACGTCTCAAAACCGGAGTTGTTATCGATAGAGAGTTCCGAGGAGCGAGACCAGGCCTGCTATATACAGAAGAGATTATCGAGCCGGGCTATGAGTGGGAGTTCAGAATGGACATCATCAACATACCTTTTCCCGACGAAAACGATGACCGTTCAAAATTACTCATGGAACTCTTCAAAACATTGAAGACATTAGGCCTACAGGTCGGGGCGAGGAGAAGCATCGGCATGGGTTTGATGAAGCTCAAAGACGCACGCTACACCGCCTACGTCCTCAGAAATGGTTCAGTGGTGGAAGACGGTGGAGGAGAAATCTAG
- a CDS encoding hydrogenase maturation protein HypF: MDFFHQLGGLAVREAAKLVDIACISAAKELNRYLFTAPAVDDQGVVRLRRRKNKPTEPFAIMCLNEYVSSRLLEQTPKAP; encoded by the coding sequence GTGGATTTTTTCCACCAGCTTGGTGGACTCGCTGTAAGAGAAGCAGCTAAACTTGTTGACATCGCCTGTATCTCGGCTGCCAAAGAGCTGAATAGATACCTTTTCACGGCTCCGGCGGTTGATGACCAAGGTGTTGTTCGGCTGAGGCGTAGGAAGAATAAGCCCACCGAGCCTTTCGCGATAATGTGTCTAAACGAGTATGTATCTTCACGCCTCTTAGAGCAAACGCCCAAAGCCCCTTGA
- a CDS encoding thiamine-phosphate pyrophosphorylase — MQKIPKPPLLVITDSGLAEGRLLAIVEECLAAGCRWFMVREKNMPLESLIKLTISIAKMAEKYSAAVVVNGYPEIVNQTGAAGVHLPWSMDIKAARRVVGGDKLLGVSTHSTEQAVEAEKMGADYVTLSPIFPSVSKPGYQNPAGLQMLKDIVRRLTIPVIALGGIKPGNAKTCIANGAAGVAVLGAMMKAQKPYDVILSIINEIKPTQ; from the coding sequence GTGCAGAAGATCCCTAAACCTCCTCTACTGGTCATAACGGACAGTGGACTCGCTGAAGGAAGACTCCTGGCCATAGTTGAGGAATGTCTTGCGGCAGGATGCCGGTGGTTCATGGTGCGTGAGAAGAATATGCCGCTTGAATCCCTTATAAAGTTAACCATCTCAATAGCCAAGATGGCGGAGAAGTATTCGGCCGCCGTGGTTGTTAACGGCTATCCCGAGATAGTCAATCAGACTGGTGCAGCTGGAGTCCATCTCCCATGGAGTATGGACATAAAGGCTGCTAGACGCGTTGTTGGCGGGGATAAGCTGCTCGGCGTATCAACACACTCAACCGAACAGGCAGTCGAAGCAGAAAAGATGGGGGCCGACTATGTGACCCTGAGCCCTATCTTCCCCTCAGTCAGCAAACCGGGCTACCAAAACCCTGCGGGACTCCAAATGCTTAAAGACATCGTCCGACGCCTCACCATACCGGTGATAGCCCTCGGCGGCATCAAACCAGGTAACGCAAAAACCTGCATTGCTAACGGAGCAGCCGGAGTAGCTGTTTTGGGGGCCATGATGAAGGCTCAGAAACCATACGACGTAATCCTCTCAATAATCAACGAGATCAAGCCAACACAATAG
- a CDS encoding thiamine biosynthesis protein ThiG, protein MLLDALEASGAEVVTVAIRRISLAEKGYSILDFLRNKYFILPNTAGCYTAREAVLTAKLAREALGTNWVKLEVIGDDETLYPDTVQLLEAAKQLVDEGFVVLPYCNDDPVVCGKLEKIGCEAVMPLGAPIGSGMGILNPYNIRIIKKNAGVPVIVDAGVGTASDVAVAMELGCDGVLVNTAIAQAKNPVAMAKAIRLSVEAGRLAYLAGRIPRKLYAEPSSPLEGRIGAEDP, encoded by the coding sequence GTGTTGCTAGATGCTTTAGAAGCTAGCGGGGCGGAGGTTGTGACGGTAGCCATTAGAAGGATCAGCTTAGCCGAGAAGGGCTACAGCATACTCGACTTTCTTAGAAACAAATACTTCATACTGCCCAACACGGCGGGATGCTACACGGCCAGGGAAGCTGTCTTGACAGCCAAGCTCGCGAGAGAAGCGCTTGGAACCAACTGGGTTAAGCTAGAGGTGATAGGTGATGATGAGACACTTTATCCAGACACCGTCCAGCTCCTCGAGGCGGCGAAGCAGCTGGTTGACGAGGGGTTTGTGGTCCTGCCATACTGCAACGACGACCCAGTTGTGTGTGGGAAGCTTGAGAAGATTGGATGCGAAGCCGTCATGCCTTTGGGCGCGCCTATAGGCTCCGGTATGGGCATCCTCAACCCATACAACATACGCATAATCAAGAAGAACGCTGGTGTGCCAGTCATCGTGGATGCGGGTGTAGGAACTGCTTCAGATGTCGCGGTAGCCATGGAGCTGGGCTGCGACGGCGTGCTCGTAAACACAGCCATAGCACAGGCCAAGAACCCTGTCGCTATGGCCAAAGCAATCCGGCTGTCGGTGGAGGCTGGGAGACTCGCATACCTAGCTGGGAGAATACCTAGAAAACTCTACGCCGAGCCATCAAGCCCCCTAGAGGGAAGAATAGGTGCAGAAGATCCCTAA
- a CDS encoding thiamine biosynthesis protein ThiS, whose protein sequence is MSEAGTVKINGRDMVCVGKTISQVLVSVGVDPARQGIAVAVNGEVVPRSMWGRVRLKAGDIVEIVTAVAGG, encoded by the coding sequence ATGTCTGAGGCGGGAACTGTGAAGATTAATGGTAGGGATATGGTGTGCGTGGGCAAGACTATTTCCCAGGTTTTGGTCTCTGTTGGGGTGGACCCAGCAAGACAGGGCATCGCGGTGGCTGTTAACGGAGAGGTTGTGCCGAGAAGTATGTGGGGGCGAGTGCGTCTCAAAGCGGGTGACATAGTTGAGATTGTCACAGCTGTGGCGGGTGGCTAG
- a CDS encoding DsbA oxidoreductase — MQPLIEIVEYTDPYCTWCWGSEPVLRKIKEVYGEQVEISYKMGGLVRDIRDFYDPVNEIGGESWYEQVAVHWEDASRRHGMPVDSRVFYEIKDSFTSTYPANIAVKAAEFQDRELAKRYLRRLREGAAAERKHIHRLEVQAELAEEVGLEAGKLVDDIRSGRAEEAFLKDLSECRAMGITGFPTFLVKNLKTGRTHLVYGYRRYSYFEGLLDEISDDSLLKRRIERSEEEVLGFVRRWGKVATQEVATLLDISKNQAFEMLKSMSDKNMVYAKRTGNDYFWLPRMIMECDPETGVCRTL; from the coding sequence ATGCAACCATTGATCGAGATAGTCGAATACACAGACCCATACTGTACTTGGTGCTGGGGCAGTGAGCCGGTTTTGAGGAAGATTAAGGAGGTTTATGGTGAGCAGGTTGAGATATCTTATAAGATGGGTGGGCTTGTTAGAGATATTCGCGATTTCTACGACCCGGTTAACGAGATTGGCGGTGAAAGCTGGTATGAGCAGGTCGCAGTTCACTGGGAGGATGCTTCACGGAGGCATGGCATGCCCGTTGATAGTAGGGTCTTCTACGAGATAAAGGACAGCTTCACATCAACCTATCCAGCAAACATAGCTGTGAAGGCTGCAGAGTTTCAGGATAGAGAACTGGCTAAACGGTATCTTAGGCGGCTTAGGGAAGGCGCGGCGGCTGAGAGGAAGCATATACACAGGCTAGAAGTGCAGGCGGAGCTTGCGGAGGAGGTTGGGCTAGAAGCCGGCAAGCTGGTGGACGACATACGGAGCGGGAGGGCGGAAGAGGCTTTCCTAAAAGACCTGAGCGAGTGCAGAGCCATGGGGATAACCGGTTTCCCTACATTCCTCGTGAAGAACCTGAAGACTGGGAGAACACATCTTGTCTACGGATATAGACGATACTCTTACTTCGAAGGGTTGCTGGATGAGATCTCGGATGACTCGCTGCTGAAGAGGAGGATAGAGAGGAGCGAGGAGGAGGTTTTGGGGTTTGTTAGGCGATGGGGGAAGGTGGCGACGCAGGAGGTTGCGACGCTGCTCGATATATCGAAGAATCAGGCATTCGAGATGTTGAAGTCGATGAGCGATAAAAACATGGTATACGCGAAGCGGACGGGGAATGACTATTTCTGGCTACCTAGGATGATTATGGAATGTGATCCCGAGACCGGGGTGTGCAGAACCCTCTAA
- a CDS encoding dithiol-disulfide isomerase, with amino-acid sequence MQNPLNKGACSCMKVSVEFFHDVLCAWCYCLSPRMRRMVSKYPELEVVHRCFALAPRPESIEEIFGNKAKGKHEILNHWRAANLNDDEHRINADLMAARDFDYPYSMPGLRACKAAELQRGQSGHWDMFDRVQKAHLTECRNIADENVLIDCAKDIGLDADRFVSDFMSQTVLDLVWKDLREAAKLGVHAVPTLVINRRYAVVGAVQEDVLDLLFEQVVETGEVLTRVPGVVSIVGDGDGWRIT; translated from the coding sequence GTGCAGAACCCTCTAAACAAAGGGGCGTGTAGTTGTATGAAGGTGTCTGTTGAGTTTTTCCATGATGTTTTGTGTGCTTGGTGCTATTGTTTATCGCCGCGTATGAGGCGGATGGTTTCTAAATATCCGGAGCTTGAGGTGGTTCATCGATGCTTTGCCTTAGCCCCCAGGCCCGAAAGCATAGAGGAGATTTTCGGAAACAAGGCTAAGGGGAAACATGAGATATTGAATCACTGGAGAGCAGCCAACCTAAACGACGATGAGCACAGGATAAACGCGGACCTCATGGCGGCAAGAGACTTCGACTATCCATATTCGATGCCGGGGCTGCGGGCGTGTAAGGCCGCCGAGCTACAGCGGGGACAGAGTGGCCACTGGGATATGTTCGACAGAGTTCAGAAGGCTCATCTAACGGAGTGCCGAAACATAGCCGATGAAAACGTTCTCATAGACTGTGCAAAGGATATCGGCTTAGATGCTGACAGGTTTGTCAGCGACTTCATGAGCCAGACAGTCCTAGACCTTGTGTGGAAGGATTTGAGGGAGGCCGCAAAGCTAGGAGTCCACGCTGTCCCAACTCTGGTTATCAACAGAAGATATGCGGTGGTCGGCGCCGTTCAGGAGGATGTTTTGGACCTCTTGTTTGAGCAAGTTGTGGAGACGGGCGAGGTTTTGACACGTGTTCCAGGCGTTGTTTCTATCGTCGGAGACGGTGACGGATGGCGCATTACATAA